One Asterias rubens chromosome 1, eAstRub1.3, whole genome shotgun sequence genomic region harbors:
- the LOC117295607 gene encoding choline transporter-like protein 4, with protein MGLGSKKTKKTSSVENIDRPDDDLEEERKGKNYGKPRRHDPTFKGPIHKRSCTDVICCVIFLAFLAGIGVVAYFAFSYGNPDTLLYPSDYQGQLCGVSDTVQTKPYAFYFDLLSCLSSTVLISLSCPTPQVCVKSCPNTTFSLLEVVDLYTVDWDKLICRYDIDPKAYVGNDISKILELATKELCAVYYVPSQPFAGRCLPITFADENGQTENGRNTTNEQVDTLGKLVSFVYGIEQIENLVDDFLKTWPYILAALGGTMLLCFFLLVLMQWLATFIVWAVLVAFVGLLAFGNYFTYTRYFQYRDQSKCGDFGDATFNYLDPECYLESSVIWLVFAIILSVIGGILILIILVLFNRIRLATAVIEEASRAMGMMPSTIFGPILPFILQITFAVFWAFVFVFLASIGEASYTVVDAPLGSDVTNGTACDISGFNSTLNSPAKCQFVSYDIPDYKLYLQLYMVFALLWMVNFIIALGEMILAGAFASYYWAFSKPNDIPAVAIASSLWRAIRYHLGSLAFGSLIVTIVQFIRIILEYVEKKLKGSSLDNCISRFILCCCHCLFWCLEKFIRYINRNAYIEIAIYGRSFCAAAKDAFFLLMRNILRAAVLNSITSFLLFIFKLTITLGVTVGAFYYFTWDSNPLIPIPPLNYIWAPIVVIGVFSYVIAAVFFAVYDMGVDTLFLCFLEDLERHDGSEEKPYFMSKSLMAVLGKKNKKPKKAKKKERDHEMQENAQ; from the coding sequence atgggTCTCGGAtctaagaaaacaaagaaaacatccTCAGTGGAGAACATTGACAGACCTGACGACGACTTAGAGGAAGAGCGTAAAGGGAAGAATTACGGGAAACCACGCCGACACGACCCAACGTTCAAAGGACCCATCCACAAACGAAGCTGCACCGATGTCATTTGCTGCGTGATATTTCTGGCCTTCTTGGCCGGCATTGGAGTGGTCGCCTATTTCGCCTTTTCGTATGGAAATCCAGATACTTTGTTGTATCCATCCGACTACCAGGGGCAGTTGTGCGGGGTGAGTGATACCGTACAGACCAAACCCTACGCTTTCTACTTCGACTTGCTGTCATGCCTTTCGTCTACCGTCCTGATATCCCTCAGCTGCCCAACCCCGCAAGTATGTGTCAAGTCATGCCCTAATACCACATTTTCTTTACTGGAAGTAGTGGATCTTTATACTGTGGACTGGGATAAGCTCATCTGTCGATATGACATTGATCCGAAAGCGTATGTTGGTAACGACATTAGTAAAATCTTGGAGTTAGCGACTAAGGAATTGTGTGCCGTCTACTACGTACCGAGCCAACCGTTCGCTGGACGGTGTCTCCCCATTACCTTTGCAGACGAAAACGGACAGACAGAAAACGGGCGCAACACAACCAACGAACAAGTGGACACTTTGGGGAAGTTGGTTAGTTTCGTGTACGGCATCGAACAAATTGAGAACCTTGTTGACGACTTCTTGAAAACATGGCCTTACATCTTAGCAGCTCTAGGAGGAACAATGCTTCTCTGTTTCTTTCTTCTTGTACTCATGCAATGGTTGGCGACGTTCATCGTCTGGGCGGTGCTTGTAGCCTTCGTTGGTCTCCTTGCATTTGGAAATTACTTTACCTACACGCGATATTTTCAATACAGAGACCAATCCAAATGTGGTGACTTTGGAGACGCCACTTTTAACTATCTCGACCCGGAATGCTACCTCGAATCTTCAGTCATCTGGCTCGTCTTCGCCATCATCTTAAGCGTGATCGGTGGCATACTCATCCTGATCATCTTGGTGCTTTTCAACCGCATTCGACTCGCCACGGCAGTAATCGAGGAGGCAAGCCGAGCCATGGGCATGATGCCATCTACCATCTTTGGTCCCATCTTGCCATTCATTCTCCAGATCACATTCGCCGTCTTTTGGGCTttcgtttttgtatttttagcaTCGATTGGCGAGGCAAGTTATACAGTTGTCGACGCTCCACTCGGGTCAGATGTCACGAATGGGACAGCTTGTGACATATCGGGATTCAACAGTACGCTGAACTCACCGGCAAAATGCCAGTTTGTCAGTTATGACATCCCAGATTACAAACTGTACTTACAGTTGTACATGGTGTTTGCCCTGTTATGGATGGTTAACTTTATCATAGCATTGGGGGAGATGATTTTAGCTGGGGCATTTGCCTCTTACTATTGGGCTTTCTCCAAGCCGAATGACATCCCTGCTGTGGCCATTGCCAGCTCCCTCTGGCGGGCCATACGATACCACCTTGGTTCCCTGGCATTCGGCTCTCTCATTGTCACCATCGTCCAGTTCATCCGTATCATTCTGGAGTACGTGGAAAAGAAGCTGAAAGGCTCTAGTTTGGATAACTGCATCTCCCGCTTCATCTTATGCTGCTGCCATTGTCTTTTCTGGTGTCTTGAGAAGTTCATCCGGTACATCAACCGCAATGCCTACATCGAGATCGCTATATACGGCCGCTCGTTCTGTGCGGCTGCCAAGGATGCCTTCTTCCTCCTCATGAGGAACATCCTGCGCGCTGCCGTCTTGAATAGCATTACAAGTTTCTTGCTGTTCATCTTCAAATTGACCATTACCTTGGGCGTCACTGTGGGTGCGTTTTACTACTTCACATGGGACTCAAATCCTCTCATTCCTATACCACCTCTGAATTACATCTGGGCACCCATAGTGGTAATCGGTGTTTTCTCTTACGTCATTGCAGCTGTCTTCTTTGCCGTGTACGACATGGGAGTGGACACGTTATTCTTGTGCTTCCTTGAAGATCTGGAGCGCCATGATGGATCCGAGGAGAAGCCTTACTTCATGTCGAAGAGTCTTATGGCTGTACTTGGTAAGAAGAATAAGAAACCCAAGAAGGCgaagaagaaagaaagagaTCATGAAATGCAAGAAAACGCGCAGTAA